The following are encoded together in the Labrus mixtus chromosome 2, fLabMix1.1, whole genome shotgun sequence genome:
- the cep20 gene encoding lisH domain-containing protein FOPNL, with protein sequence MATITELKCAVRDTLESRGVLGQLKARIRAEVFSALDDQRDPRPPLSHENLLINELIREYLEFNKYRYTASVLTAESGQPEIPLDRQFLANELKVTEDASSKSVPLLYGLMSHFVNSNDKGGKVFLRGASLPAAAPASNTVPGPDA encoded by the exons ATGGCGACCATCACAGAACTGAAGTGTG CCGTGCGGGACACATTAGAGTCCCGGGGTGTGCTGGGCCAGCTGAAGGCTCGTATCCGGGCTGAGGTGTTCAGCGCCCTGGATGACCAGCGTGACCCTCGTCCCCCGCTGTCCCATGAAAACCTGCTCATCAACGAGCTCATCCGGGAGTACCTGGAGTTCAACAAGTACAGATACACTGCGTCAGTGCTGACAGCAG AGTCAGGCCAACCTGAAATTCCCTTGGACAGACAGTTCCTGGCAAATGAGTTAAAAGTCACTGAGGATGCAAGTTCCAAGTCTGT ACCTCTTCTCTACGGCTTGATGTCCCACTTTGTGAACAGCAATGACAAAGGTGGAAAAGTGTTTCTGCGGGGAGCCTCTCTGccagctgctgctcctgcaAGCAACACAGTACCTGGACCTGATGCCTGA